One genomic segment of Nocardioides cavernaquae includes these proteins:
- the rpoZ gene encoding DNA-directed RNA polymerase subunit omega, which yields MSAPTGEGVTNPSIDDLLSKTDSKYKLVLYSAKRARQINAYYSQLGEGLLEYVGPLVDTHVQEKPLSIALREINEDLLTCEDIDPAELAAEEAAKSTASAAE from the coding sequence GTGTCTGCTCCCACCGGCGAGGGTGTCACCAACCCGTCGATCGACGACCTGCTGTCCAAGACGGACTCGAAGTACAAGCTGGTCCTCTACAGCGCCAAGCGCGCTCGGCAGATCAACGCTTACTACTCCCAGCTGGGCGAGGGTCTCCTCGAGTACGTCGGCCCCCTGGTCGACACCCACGTGCAGGAGAAGCCCCTCTCGATCGCGCTCCGCGAGATCAACGAGGACCTGCTGACCTGCGAGGACATCGACCCGGCCGAGCTGGCCGCTGAAGAGGCAGCGAAGTCCACTGCCTCCGCCGCCGAGTGA
- a CDS encoding M4 family metallopeptidase: MVRGAVALAMGSALLLVPGATWSDDPETPASVAHGRLAADAVGNSTQAAGADGDLRWLGTGSGSEVRNPDVTPGLSPHDAASAHVRRYGPAFGLDGPGSRLTVARKHATVHNHVTIFRQDIDGVPVLGSGVSVETGPDGQLRSVLADVSEAESVPAVKISEATAAQTARGVVARRSGDGERLRVVRDGRAIYDPAVIGADPTLGRHSVWSFNVSSGPGTARSVLVDDQSGAIVADIDRSEALDRAVCDNANVLNSYTTTCESGFARTETGPVSAVADVNRAFDELGATAAFYADVAGLDLTALLGRTIGGTKRLAATVRYCESGDTCPMQNAFWFNQQMYTGAGWTIDDVVGHELTHGVIEKHANLFYWGQSGAINEGLADVMGEQVDRRLAMAGEPADVWLLGEQAPGGALRSMSDPASKGQPDRTSSALYSTDLNDNAGVHSNSGVLLKTFHLASQGGTFNGRTVAGIDGADPTTAKSARLWWQVLQRLVPGSDFADLGRVLDQACSDLIGTSGVTAADCTQVHEAGLATELAITPAKAAQPADAPEACPDGLTRRVLLSSEADPDAFSSASPNWTRLADPYFGANSHSGHDAWHNGGTQPSSATSLAAVSPVVLPAGQPAYLRFQQWRFLDTYAGEFYDAGTVEFIESPYGPLAAETFPASSWVNGPQQTIKSGWGNPAQGRLAFGGDSRGWVASRLDLSPFAGYPVRPQFTLNTDESYAFLPWFLDDIEVYTCDPAVTPSPTTSASPTASASPTTSASPTGSASPTETASPTETASPTETASPTATASATPTATVTPTATVTPTVTTSPTSTTSPTSSPGPTGTPAIAPGAPAGFTVRPSTTALSATLSWGPPGTVGSGVTSYEVTRSDGKKWTYAWAGAISHTVPGNTSFTYAIRSLGVSGTKSAEVRRTLAGRAVSLGALPTSVRARTTLTLTGYVTRIPGGAVLASHVATVQYLPAGTTTWRTLKRSDGSTVTAKSASTGKLVAKVTATRGKRAYRFHVAGWLSGTTGWLRTWSAARTVTVR; this comes from the coding sequence ATGGTTCGTGGAGCGGTTGCGCTCGCAATGGGGTCGGCCCTCCTTCTCGTGCCGGGGGCAACCTGGTCCGATGACCCGGAGACGCCCGCGTCCGTCGCCCACGGAAGGCTCGCTGCTGACGCGGTGGGCAACAGCACGCAGGCCGCGGGCGCAGACGGCGACCTGCGCTGGCTCGGGACCGGGAGCGGCTCCGAGGTGCGCAATCCCGATGTCACGCCCGGCCTGTCCCCGCACGACGCAGCCTCCGCCCATGTCCGGAGGTACGGTCCGGCCTTCGGGCTCGATGGTCCCGGTTCCCGGTTGACCGTCGCCCGGAAGCACGCCACCGTCCACAACCACGTCACGATCTTCCGCCAGGACATCGACGGTGTTCCCGTGCTCGGCTCGGGCGTCAGCGTCGAGACCGGTCCGGACGGCCAGCTGCGGTCCGTCCTGGCCGACGTCAGCGAAGCCGAGTCGGTGCCGGCGGTCAAGATCTCCGAGGCGACAGCGGCACAGACCGCCCGCGGCGTCGTCGCACGCCGGTCCGGTGACGGTGAGCGGCTCCGGGTGGTCCGCGACGGACGCGCGATCTACGACCCGGCTGTGATCGGAGCGGACCCGACGCTCGGGCGCCACTCCGTCTGGAGCTTCAACGTCTCGTCGGGCCCCGGCACCGCGCGGTCGGTGCTCGTCGACGACCAGAGCGGCGCGATCGTCGCCGACATCGATCGCAGCGAGGCGCTCGACCGCGCCGTTTGTGACAACGCGAACGTGCTGAACAGCTACACGACGACCTGTGAGTCCGGCTTCGCGCGCACGGAGACCGGTCCGGTCTCGGCGGTGGCGGACGTCAATCGGGCGTTCGACGAGCTCGGCGCGACGGCGGCGTTCTACGCCGATGTCGCCGGCCTGGACCTGACCGCGCTGCTGGGTCGCACCATCGGCGGCACCAAGCGGCTGGCGGCGACAGTGCGCTACTGCGAGTCCGGCGACACCTGCCCGATGCAGAACGCCTTCTGGTTCAACCAGCAGATGTACACCGGAGCCGGCTGGACCATCGACGACGTCGTGGGCCACGAGCTGACCCACGGAGTCATCGAGAAGCACGCCAACCTCTTCTACTGGGGCCAGTCCGGGGCGATCAACGAGGGGCTCGCGGACGTCATGGGCGAGCAGGTCGACCGACGACTGGCCATGGCGGGTGAGCCCGCGGACGTCTGGCTCCTGGGAGAGCAGGCTCCGGGTGGTGCGCTGCGGAGCATGTCCGACCCGGCCTCGAAGGGGCAGCCGGACCGGACGAGCAGCGCGCTGTACTCGACCGACCTCAACGACAACGCCGGCGTGCACAGCAACAGTGGCGTGCTCCTGAAGACGTTCCATCTCGCTTCGCAGGGCGGCACCTTCAACGGTCGCACCGTCGCCGGCATCGACGGCGCCGACCCGACCACTGCCAAGTCGGCTCGTCTGTGGTGGCAGGTCCTGCAGCGCCTCGTCCCGGGCAGCGACTTCGCGGACCTGGGCCGGGTGCTGGACCAGGCCTGCAGTGACCTCATCGGCACGTCCGGAGTCACCGCGGCCGACTGCACGCAGGTGCACGAGGCCGGACTGGCGACGGAGCTCGCGATCACCCCGGCCAAGGCAGCGCAGCCCGCCGACGCTCCCGAGGCATGCCCCGACGGTCTGACCCGCCGGGTGCTGCTCTCCAGCGAAGCTGACCCCGATGCGTTCAGCTCCGCATCCCCGAACTGGACCCGGCTGGCCGATCCCTACTTCGGCGCCAACTCCCACTCGGGCCACGACGCCTGGCACAACGGCGGCACGCAGCCGAGCTCCGCGACATCGCTCGCGGCTGTCAGCCCGGTCGTGCTGCCCGCGGGACAGCCGGCGTACCTGCGCTTCCAGCAGTGGCGCTTCCTCGACACGTACGCCGGCGAGTTCTACGACGCCGGCACGGTGGAGTTCATCGAGTCCCCCTACGGGCCGCTGGCGGCGGAGACCTTTCCCGCGTCCTCGTGGGTGAACGGCCCGCAGCAGACGATCAAGAGCGGATGGGGGAACCCCGCCCAGGGGCGTCTCGCCTTCGGCGGCGACTCCCGCGGATGGGTCGCGAGCCGGCTCGACCTGTCGCCGTTCGCCGGCTACCCCGTGCGGCCGCAGTTCACCCTGAACACCGATGAGTCGTACGCGTTCCTGCCCTGGTTCCTCGACGACATCGAGGTCTACACCTGCGATCCGGCAGTGACCCCGAGCCCGACCACGTCCGCCTCGCCGACGGCGAGTGCGAGCCCGACCACGTCCGCGTCGCCCACGGGGAGTGCGAGCCCGACCGAGACCGCCTCGCCGACGGAGACCGCCTCGCCGACGGAGACGGCGAGCCCGACCGCGACCGCCTCGGCGACGCCGACCGCGACGGTGACGCCGACCGCGACGGTGACTCCGACCGTCACGACCTCGCCGACATCGACCACCTCGCCGACATCGAGCCCTGGCCCGACCGGGACTCCTGCGATCGCCCCCGGGGCTCCGGCGGGCTTCACGGTGAGGCCGTCGACCACGGCGCTCTCCGCGACGCTGAGCTGGGGACCTCCGGGAACCGTGGGGAGTGGTGTGACCAGTTACGAGGTCACCCGCTCGGACGGCAAGAAGTGGACGTACGCCTGGGCGGGTGCGATCAGTCACACCGTTCCCGGCAACACCTCGTTCACCTATGCGATCCGGAGCCTCGGCGTCAGCGGGACGAAGAGCGCTGAGGTCCGGCGGACGCTCGCGGGGCGTGCGGTGTCACTCGGTGCCCTGCCCACCTCGGTCCGGGCGCGGACGACGCTGACGCTGACCGGTTACGTGACCCGGATCCCGGGTGGTGCCGTGCTCGCCAGCCATGTCGCGACGGTGCAGTACCTCCCGGCGGGGACCACCACGTGGCGCACCCTGAAGCGGAGCGATGGCTCGACGGTCACCGCGAAGTCCGCCAGCACCGGGAAGCTCGTCGCCAAGGTCACCGCGACCCGCGGCAAGCGCGCCTACCGGTTCCACGTGGCAGGTTGGCTCTCTGGCACGACCGGTTGGCTGCGGACCTGGTCCGCGGCCCGCACCGTCACCGTTCGCTGA
- a CDS encoding dihydroorotate dehydrogenase electron transfer subunit, whose protein sequence is MTAVPMGEGTGPLHVTAEVLSTKKVGAYRHLVLAAPGVAERFRPGNFVAVSLPDGAHLARRSLWIHRVRPTGSHGATVELVIEPAGVGTAWLAALTQGARVELTGPLGRPFAQPKEPVNCVLVGEGYAAAALFPLAERLRERGCAVTILLAADDEAHVFGALEARRTARSVSVVTVDGSLGAKGTAGQALPGILQRAEADVVYAAGPSATLHAVAAAAEAHGAWSQVALEIPQPCGTGLCHACIVPVIGEDGIAHKVRACAEGPVFRGDRVQWGLL, encoded by the coding sequence ATGACTGCTGTGCCGATGGGTGAGGGGACCGGCCCGCTCCACGTGACCGCAGAGGTGCTGTCCACCAAGAAGGTGGGCGCCTACCGCCACCTCGTCCTGGCAGCGCCGGGCGTGGCCGAGCGCTTCCGCCCGGGCAACTTCGTCGCGGTCTCGCTCCCGGATGGTGCCCACCTCGCCCGTCGCAGCCTCTGGATCCACCGGGTCCGCCCCACCGGAAGTCACGGCGCCACCGTCGAGCTCGTCATCGAGCCGGCGGGCGTCGGCACCGCGTGGCTGGCCGCCCTCACCCAGGGCGCCAGGGTCGAGCTCACCGGCCCGCTCGGCCGTCCCTTCGCCCAGCCCAAGGAGCCGGTCAACTGTGTGCTCGTGGGTGAGGGCTACGCCGCCGCAGCACTCTTCCCGCTTGCTGAACGCCTGCGTGAGCGCGGGTGCGCGGTCACGATCCTGCTTGCGGCCGACGACGAGGCACACGTCTTCGGCGCGCTCGAGGCGCGGCGTACGGCACGCTCGGTGAGCGTCGTGACGGTCGATGGATCCCTCGGTGCCAAGGGCACCGCCGGCCAGGCACTGCCCGGCATCCTGCAACGCGCCGAGGCCGACGTCGTCTACGCCGCAGGCCCGTCCGCCACGCTCCACGCGGTCGCTGCTGCGGCGGAGGCGCATGGTGCCTGGAGCCAGGTCGCCCTCGAGATCCCGCAGCCCTGTGGCACCGGCCTGTGCCACGCCTGCATCGTGCCGGTCATCGGCGAGGACGGCATCGCCCACAAGGTGCGTGCCTGCGCCGAGGGGCCGGTCTTCCGCGGTGACCGCGTCCAGTGGGGGCTGCTGTGA
- the metK gene encoding methionine adenosyltransferase: protein MAGRLFTSESVTEGHPDKIADQISDTILDALLTDDPKSRVAVETLVTTGLVVVAGEVTTSTYAPIAQLVRQKILDIGYDASDKGFDGASCGVQIAIGAQSADIAQGVDDAFEERVDGSGDELDRQGAGDQGLMFGYACDDTPELFPLPIKMAQTLAERLTAVRKDGTLPYLRPDGKTQVTVEYDEDDRAIRIDTVVLSTQHAEDVDQETLAKDITAHVIEPVLEQFKSLVPFDGYKLFINPTGRFVVGGPMGDAGLTGRKIIVDTYGGMARHGGGAFSGKDPSKVDRSAAYAMRWVAKNIVAAGLARRAEVQVAYAIGVAKPVGVFVETFGTGVIADEKIQEAVLQVFDLRPGAILRDLDLLRPIYAKTAAYGHFGRELPEFTWERTDRAEALKAAAGI, encoded by the coding sequence GTGGCTGGACGCCTCTTCACCTCGGAGTCCGTGACCGAGGGTCACCCGGACAAGATCGCTGACCAGATCAGCGACACGATCCTCGACGCTCTTCTCACCGACGACCCCAAGAGCCGGGTCGCGGTCGAGACCCTTGTGACCACCGGCCTGGTCGTCGTCGCAGGCGAGGTCACCACCTCGACGTACGCGCCGATCGCGCAGCTCGTGCGCCAGAAGATCCTCGACATCGGCTACGACGCCTCCGACAAGGGCTTCGACGGTGCCTCCTGTGGTGTTCAGATCGCCATCGGCGCGCAGTCGGCCGACATCGCTCAGGGCGTTGACGACGCCTTCGAGGAGCGGGTCGACGGCTCGGGCGACGAGCTCGACCGCCAGGGCGCCGGCGACCAGGGCCTGATGTTCGGCTACGCCTGCGACGACACCCCGGAGCTCTTCCCGCTGCCGATCAAGATGGCGCAGACGCTCGCCGAGCGCCTGACCGCGGTCCGCAAGGACGGCACGCTTCCCTACCTCCGTCCCGACGGCAAGACCCAGGTGACCGTCGAGTACGACGAGGACGACCGCGCCATCCGCATCGACACCGTCGTGCTTTCGACGCAGCACGCGGAGGACGTCGACCAGGAGACCCTGGCCAAGGACATCACCGCGCACGTCATCGAGCCGGTTCTCGAGCAGTTCAAGAGCCTCGTGCCCTTCGACGGCTACAAGCTCTTCATCAACCCGACCGGTCGCTTCGTCGTCGGTGGCCCGATGGGTGACGCCGGCCTGACCGGTCGCAAGATCATCGTCGACACCTACGGCGGCATGGCGCGCCACGGTGGCGGCGCGTTCTCTGGCAAGGACCCGTCGAAGGTCGACCGCTCGGCCGCCTACGCGATGCGCTGGGTCGCCAAGAACATCGTCGCCGCGGGCCTCGCCCGTCGTGCCGAGGTCCAGGTTGCCTACGCCATCGGCGTTGCCAAGCCCGTTGGTGTCTTCGTCGAGACCTTCGGCACCGGCGTCATCGCGGACGAGAAGATCCAGGAAGCCGTGCTCCAGGTCTTCGACCTGCGTCCCGGCGCCATCCTGCGTGACCTCGACCTGCTGCGTCCGATCTACGCCAAGACCGCGGCGTACGGTCACTTCGGCCGCGAGCTTCCCGAGTTCACCTGGGAGCGCACCGACCGGGCCGAGGCCCTGAAGGCCGCCGCCGGCATCTGA
- the gmk gene encoding guanylate kinase — MPETTPAPPRLVAPRLVVLAGPTAVGKGSVAATIREDHPDVWISVSATTRKPRPGEIDGFHYHFVSDEEFDRMIAGGELLEYAVVHGHAKYGTPRGPVEAALASGRPALLEIDLQGARQVRETAPEALFVFLAPPSWDELVRRLVGRGTETEEERERRLATARTELAAEREFDVTIVNREVHAAADELVTLMRR; from the coding sequence ATGCCGGAGACCACTCCCGCACCGCCTCGCCTCGTCGCACCCCGCCTGGTTGTCCTGGCCGGCCCCACCGCGGTCGGCAAGGGCAGCGTCGCCGCGACGATCCGTGAGGACCACCCGGACGTGTGGATCTCCGTCTCGGCCACGACGCGCAAGCCGCGACCGGGCGAGATCGACGGTTTTCACTACCACTTCGTCTCCGACGAGGAGTTCGACCGGATGATCGCCGGGGGAGAGCTGCTCGAGTACGCCGTGGTCCACGGCCACGCGAAGTACGGCACCCCCCGCGGACCCGTCGAGGCCGCGCTGGCCTCCGGCCGGCCGGCGCTGCTGGAGATCGATCTGCAGGGCGCCCGGCAGGTCCGCGAGACCGCGCCGGAGGCGCTCTTCGTGTTCCTTGCGCCACCGTCGTGGGACGAGCTCGTCCGCCGCCTGGTCGGCCGTGGGACCGAGACCGAGGAAGAACGCGAGCGCCGACTGGCCACTGCACGCACCGAACTTGCCGCTGAGCGGGAGTTCGATGTCACCATCGTCAACCGTGAAGTTCACGCTGCGGCGGACGAGTTGGTAACCTTGATGCGACGCTGA
- a CDS encoding quinone-dependent dihydroorotate dehydrogenase: protein MKKPYDVLFDGVFSKIDPEKAHEQAFAAIRAGRPVLSCWSRTAKPQPVQALGLTFPNVLGLAAGFDKNAVGIDALAGLGFGHIEIGTVTGEAQPGNPKPRLFRLLEDRAVINRMGFNNDGAEVVGRRLAERAARRRGKNGPIVGVNIGKTKVVPDDDITAVIADHEKSVDHLAPYADYLVVNVSSPNTPGLRNLQAVEKLTPLLEAVRKRADLVVTDRRVPLLVKIAPDLADDDVLAVADMAKAIGLDGIIATNTTISRDGLATDPAKVSTIGAGGLSGQPLTDRALDVMRMLKARVGDDLVLIGVGGITTAADAVARLDAGATLIQGYTAFIYEGPLWPRKILRAVSRRR from the coding sequence GTGAAGAAGCCCTACGACGTCCTCTTCGACGGCGTCTTCTCGAAGATCGACCCCGAGAAGGCGCACGAGCAGGCGTTCGCGGCGATCCGGGCAGGACGTCCGGTGCTCAGCTGCTGGTCACGCACCGCGAAGCCGCAGCCGGTCCAGGCCCTGGGGCTCACCTTCCCCAACGTCCTCGGCCTGGCCGCGGGCTTCGACAAGAACGCGGTCGGCATCGACGCGCTCGCCGGTCTCGGCTTCGGGCACATCGAGATCGGGACGGTCACCGGTGAAGCCCAGCCGGGCAACCCGAAGCCGCGCCTCTTCCGGCTGCTCGAGGACCGTGCGGTGATCAACCGCATGGGCTTCAACAACGACGGTGCGGAGGTCGTGGGCCGCCGGCTTGCCGAGCGGGCCGCCAGGCGTCGCGGCAAGAACGGCCCGATCGTGGGCGTCAACATCGGCAAGACCAAGGTCGTGCCGGACGACGACATCACCGCGGTCATCGCCGACCACGAGAAGTCGGTCGACCACCTCGCGCCGTACGCCGACTACCTGGTCGTCAACGTCTCCTCGCCGAACACGCCCGGCCTGCGCAACCTGCAGGCCGTCGAGAAGCTGACGCCGCTGCTCGAAGCGGTCCGCAAGCGCGCCGACCTGGTGGTCACCGACCGTCGCGTCCCGCTGCTGGTCAAGATCGCACCCGACCTCGCGGACGACGACGTGCTGGCGGTGGCCGACATGGCGAAGGCGATCGGCCTGGACGGCATCATCGCCACCAACACCACGATCAGTCGCGACGGCCTGGCCACCGACCCGGCGAAGGTGTCGACGATCGGCGCCGGCGGGCTCTCCGGCCAGCCGCTGACCGACCGCGCACTGGACGTCATGCGGATGCTGAAGGCACGGGTCGGAGATGACCTCGTCCTGATCGGCGTCGGCGGAATCACGACTGCCGCTGACGCCGTGGCACGTCTGGACGCGGGTGCGACGCTGATCCAGGGGTACACCGCGTTCATCTACGAGGGCCCGCTGTGGCCCCGCAAGATCCTGCGGGCGGTGTCTCGCCGCCGATGA
- the coaBC gene encoding bifunctional phosphopantothenoylcysteine decarboxylase/phosphopantothenate--cysteine ligase CoaBC translates to MTGGAAVRVVLGVSGGIAAYKSCELLRRFTESGHDVTVVPTAAALEFVGAPTWAALSGKPVASDVWTRVEAVPHVHIGQHADIVVVAPATADLMAKAAHGMADDLLTNTLLTARCPVVFAPAMHTEMWEHPATVANVATLRARGNIVIEPAEGRLTGADTGKGRLPDPSEIFEIAREVLSRGASVPDLAGTHVLVSAGGTREYLDPVRFLGNRSSGLQGYALARAAASRGAEVTLVAANVSLPDPAGVKVVRVETTAELRDAVVAAAPSADAVVMAAAPADFRPLGVSDAKIKKSDDGSSPTIELQQNPDILKEISQHRLRDGQVIVGFAAETGDSTGSVLELATAKLARKGCDLLVVNDVSGGAVFGSPDNEAVLLAADGERVDVPRGSKSSVAHAIWDQVSSRLSR, encoded by the coding sequence ATGACGGGCGGCGCCGCGGTCCGGGTCGTGCTGGGCGTCAGCGGTGGCATCGCGGCGTACAAGTCGTGTGAGCTGCTGCGGCGCTTCACCGAGTCGGGCCACGACGTCACCGTCGTGCCCACGGCGGCCGCGCTGGAGTTCGTCGGCGCGCCGACCTGGGCTGCCCTGAGCGGCAAGCCCGTCGCCTCGGACGTGTGGACCCGTGTCGAAGCGGTTCCGCACGTCCACATCGGCCAGCACGCCGACATCGTCGTCGTCGCCCCGGCGACCGCCGACCTGATGGCCAAGGCCGCCCACGGCATGGCGGACGACCTGCTCACCAACACGCTGCTGACCGCGCGGTGCCCGGTGGTCTTCGCCCCGGCGATGCACACCGAGATGTGGGAGCACCCCGCCACCGTCGCCAACGTGGCCACGCTGCGCGCACGCGGCAACATCGTGATCGAGCCCGCTGAAGGCCGTCTCACCGGCGCCGACACCGGCAAGGGCCGTCTGCCCGACCCGAGCGAGATCTTCGAGATCGCCCGTGAGGTGCTCTCGCGTGGCGCGTCGGTTCCCGATCTGGCCGGCACGCACGTGCTGGTCTCCGCCGGCGGCACCCGGGAGTACCTCGACCCGGTCCGGTTCCTCGGCAACCGCAGCAGCGGCCTGCAGGGCTATGCCCTGGCTCGGGCCGCCGCCTCCCGCGGCGCGGAGGTCACCCTCGTCGCCGCCAACGTCTCCCTGCCCGACCCGGCCGGGGTCAAGGTCGTGCGTGTGGAGACGACTGCCGAGCTCCGCGACGCGGTGGTCGCCGCGGCGCCGTCCGCTGACGCCGTCGTGATGGCCGCAGCGCCCGCCGACTTCCGCCCGCTCGGCGTGAGCGACGCGAAGATCAAGAAGAGCGACGACGGTTCGTCGCCCACGATCGAGCTGCAGCAGAACCCCGACATCCTCAAGGAGATCTCGCAGCACCGCCTGCGCGACGGCCAGGTGATCGTCGGATTCGCAGCGGAGACCGGTGACTCGACCGGTTCGGTCCTCGAGCTGGCGACCGCGAAGCTGGCCCGCAAGGGCTGCGATCTGCTCGTCGTCAACGACGTCAGCGGGGGAGCCGTCTTCGGCAGTCCGGACAACGAAGCCGTGCTGCTCGCGGCCGACGGCGAGCGCGTCGACGTGCCCCGTGGGTCGAAGAGTTCGGTGGCGCATGCGATCTGGGACCAGGTGTCCTCTAGGCTTTCTCGCTGA
- the pyrF gene encoding orotidine-5'-phosphate decarboxylase — protein sequence MTFGQRLRAAMDARGPLCPGIDPHASLLAAWGLPDTAAGCERFAMTAVEALAPVVSSIKPQSAFFERHGSRGVAVLEKVIAETRAAGCLVILDVKRGDIGTTAQAYADAYLDPSSPLASDAITASPYLGFGSLQPMIDTARRHGGGVFALALTSNPEAPRFQHARTADGTTIAGEVLAGLRAANADASGLGSFGAVVGATIGSTDEDLAINGPLLVPGIGAQGGTADDVRRIFGAAVRNVVPTSTREILGAGPSIQALRDAAARANDEFAALVG from the coding sequence GTGACCTTCGGACAGCGCCTGCGCGCCGCGATGGACGCCCGTGGACCCCTGTGCCCGGGGATCGACCCCCACGCCTCCCTGCTGGCGGCCTGGGGCCTTCCCGACACCGCGGCAGGCTGCGAGCGGTTCGCCATGACGGCGGTGGAGGCGCTGGCTCCGGTCGTGTCCAGCATCAAGCCGCAGAGCGCGTTCTTCGAGCGCCACGGCTCGCGCGGCGTGGCAGTGCTGGAGAAGGTGATCGCCGAGACCCGGGCCGCCGGCTGCCTGGTGATCCTCGACGTGAAGCGCGGCGACATCGGCACCACGGCGCAGGCCTATGCCGACGCCTACCTCGACCCGTCGAGCCCGCTCGCGTCCGACGCGATCACCGCCAGCCCCTACCTCGGCTTCGGCTCCCTGCAGCCGATGATCGACACCGCCCGGCGCCACGGCGGAGGTGTGTTCGCACTCGCGCTGACGTCCAACCCCGAGGCGCCGCGGTTCCAGCACGCACGCACTGCCGACGGCACGACGATCGCCGGTGAGGTGCTCGCGGGCCTCCGCGCTGCCAACGCCGACGCTTCGGGGCTCGGGTCGTTCGGCGCCGTGGTCGGTGCGACCATCGGGTCGACCGACGAGGACCTCGCGATCAACGGTCCGCTGCTGGTCCCGGGCATCGGTGCCCAGGGCGGCACGGCCGATGACGTGCGCCGCATCTTCGGGGCCGCAGTCCGCAACGTCGTACCAACCTCCACGCGGGAGATCCTCGGCGCCGGCCCCTCGATCCAGGCGCTGCGCGACGCCGCGGCCCGGGCCAACGACGAGTTCGCGGCGCTGGTCGGCTGA
- the mihF gene encoding integration host factor, actinobacterial type, whose product MALPQLTPEQRQAALDKAAASRRERAEVKNRLKNSGASIMEVIREGQVNEVVGKMKVIDLLQAMPGLGKVRARQLMERLSIAESRRVRGLGAKQVASLEAEFSRD is encoded by the coding sequence GTGGCCCTGCCCCAGCTGACTCCGGAACAACGCCAGGCCGCCCTGGACAAGGCCGCCGCGTCGCGCCGTGAGCGTGCCGAGGTCAAGAACCGGTTGAAGAACTCCGGCGCCTCGATCATGGAGGTGATCCGCGAGGGTCAGGTCAACGAGGTCGTCGGCAAGATGAAGGTCATCGACCTCCTGCAGGCGATGCCCGGCCTCGGCAAGGTGCGCGCCCGCCAGCTCATGGAGCGTCTCAGCATTGCCGAGAGCCGCCGCGTGCGTGGCCTCGGTGCGAAGCAGGTGGCCTCGCTCGAGGCCGAGTTCTCGCGCGACTGA
- a CDS encoding nitronate monooxygenase, which produces MSAPTSFDLPVMVASGCGGTGRELAAYAQEDGLAGIGGFVTRTLTMDPRAGGRVRVEESPAGLVRAHRLQNPGLDRFLMTELPWLAQQGVRTFVSIAGATLAEYAEITRRLVRAPGVAGIELNLAVDDPRRLGVFDATEPFQAARVVTAVRAELPVGVALHVKLPAVPSRIATAARAVAEAGADALVVGGALPAALDNGTPAELSGPAVRPVALRCLAEVRTALPGVPLIAVGGIATADDARGFLSAGAVAVQVGTALLHDPTTVFRIASELATNPGDDL; this is translated from the coding sequence GTGAGTGCCCCGACGAGCTTCGACCTGCCCGTGATGGTGGCCAGCGGATGCGGCGGCACCGGCCGCGAGCTCGCCGCCTACGCCCAGGAGGACGGCCTCGCCGGGATCGGCGGGTTCGTCACCCGCACGCTGACCATGGATCCGCGTGCCGGCGGACGGGTGCGGGTCGAGGAGAGCCCTGCCGGCCTCGTGCGCGCGCACCGGTTGCAGAACCCCGGTCTCGACCGCTTCCTGATGACCGAGTTGCCGTGGCTCGCGCAGCAGGGTGTGCGCACCTTTGTGTCGATCGCGGGCGCCACCCTCGCCGAGTACGCCGAGATCACCAGGCGGCTGGTCAGGGCACCGGGTGTCGCGGGCATCGAGCTCAACCTCGCCGTCGACGACCCACGGCGGCTCGGGGTCTTCGACGCGACCGAGCCGTTCCAGGCCGCGCGGGTGGTCACCGCCGTCCGGGCCGAGCTCCCGGTCGGCGTGGCGCTGCACGTGAAGCTGCCTGCTGTCCCGTCCCGCATCGCCACCGCCGCCCGCGCGGTCGCCGAAGCGGGAGCCGATGCGCTGGTGGTCGGCGGCGCGCTCCCTGCGGCGCTCGACAACGGCACTCCCGCCGAGCTCTCCGGGCCGGCCGTGCGACCGGTCGCGCTGCGCTGCCTGGCCGAGGTGCGGACCGCACTGCCCGGCGTACCCCTGATCGCGGTGGGTGGCATCGCCACTGCCGACGACGCGCGTGGTTTCCTGAGTGCCGGGGCCGTCGCGGTCCAGGTGGGCACCGCGCTGCTGCACGACCCGACGACCGTTTTCCGGATCGCTTCCGAGCTGGCAACCAACCCAGGAGATGACCTGTGA